CATGTGCTGTCAGTACATTAAAGCTTAGGCATATGCACACATGCTGCAGTTTCCCTCCCGGTGGCAGCACGGAGGTGCCCTAAGAGCAAACTACCTTTCTTTCTGATTACCCAGACAATGCTCGACATTTTCACCGAGATGGAGAAGAAAGGGCTATTGGGAGAAGAAAACCTAAGTATCCTGAAGAGTCTCTGTGCAGAAATTAACATCATCCTGTTGAAGAGAATTGAAGAGTATGAATTAAACGTATTTGgtaaaccaaaccaaacaagccTCTTTCCCATAGTAACTCTTGTAGTGGCACATAGGTATCATACAGGACTAATAATGAATGCTTTTCAGGTGAAGAAGAGATGCTTATCACAGAGGAACAGAGGGGTAGCACAGGAGGCCCCAAAGGTAATTGAAAcactgcgggggggggggaatatttGGATTTTTCACTCTTCACCTTTTGGACTCTCCACACCACTTGCATCTCACTTCTTTACACAGCACTTCTCTATAAAAGTGATCAGGTATTCAGTTACTTACTAACTGATCACAATACATTTTGCTCCCTTCTGGTTATTTGGTGGTTTATAGCTAACAGGAATAGCTGTTCAACCacaattcagtgttttcagagaACAGTTCTACCCCAGGGGGTACTTGTGGAGATGGAGAATAAGAACAGAGGTGCTCTGCTTTCTCTAGTGCtacattctgtatttaaatctttttgtctGTGTTCAGCCCATGCCAGATGGCTGGCGCCATCTGTGGCACCCGATTCTCCTGGCAGCTGGAATGAATCTTCCCAGGTAAGTCAGTTTGTTTATTAGAAACATCATCATTTTGTCTATAGAAGGGATCATCCTCCGTGAGGTGGACAGTTATTTATAAGCCCAACTGTTAAAAGCACTgtctagaagaagaaaaatttgcCACTGTAACATCCTTTATTCTGAAGTTAagtcacaggcagcagctgctgcaatgTTAAAACTTCAGAAACGTTTGCAAGGGTAGCAAGATAGGCCAAATTTTATTATACCAGGAAGTACACAGTTGGCACCATGGCTGGGCGCGGAGAAGTTGCTGAACGCAACATGGTGTGGATCTGGGGTGGGGTGCTGTTGTGCTGTGCACGGATTCCCAAAGGCAGTGGGGCAGTGCATTGCCAGGCCCTGGGAGCAAAGCTGTGTAGGGAGAGCTGCCTAGAGAGAAAGCCAGCTGCCTCATTATCCTGCTGTGCCACTTGCAAAGGCTGAGAAGCACCTGGAGGAGACTGCAGGAGAAAAGAACCcaatagtgtttcttttcaacagCTTGAAGCTTACAAAATGACTAGCCGACCCCGTGGAGTGTGCTTGATCCTGAATAATCACGATTTTTCAAAAGCCAGGGAAGCACTGCCAGAACCCAAACCCATGAAGGATCGGAATGGGACAGATGTGGATGCAGGTACAGTGAACATTAAAGACGTTTGCATCTcttcaaaaacagaaaactcatttctttttctgtactaAAGGTCTGAATTTCAAACTTCCCTTTCTAGGGTACTTTTGTTGTAGTGGGTGAGTAGGCTTTGTTTCCTGTGTTGACAAACTCTAATCAACTGATCAGGTTCTTACTGATTAGAACAATTCACtagcattttgctgttttactgAGTTTACTGCAACCTTAAGCAGCAACCTCAGCCTGGACTTCACAAGCTAGGCTAGCTTTATATCAGCCTTATGCATACTGCTTGTAAAATATGCAGAATCAGAAATAGATTTTCTACTGAACCGGAACAGGGTGTTAATTGTTTAACatccaacttaaaaaaaaaattaaaaaaaaaaaaaaagggtggggtGAGGGTGGGTCAGGGAGGACATTGGAATTTAGGGACTCTGTTACCTTGCTATTCAGGGTCCCTGATTTTAGcaggctgtcctgcagcaggagcagcataGCTCCTTGCAGGTTCTAGGGTCTGTGAAATGCCTGTATTTACATTATCTATGCCAAGAGATAAAATCCGATAACGGACCTTCCTTGATTTAATCAAACAACTTAATTCAAGATTCAGTGCAAggtttccttcccttcctctgtgGGTACTACCCAAATGGGTAGTGCCCCCTCTCCTCTTGGGTAAAGCAACCGCACTGTTCAACACCTTTTGTGAGATGAAGGGACTAGCTGTGAAGTGGGTGGgggaaagaaatacagttcTCTTAAGAGAGGCAATACCAAACAGCAAGATTGCAAGGAAGCCTATTAATGAGAGCGAAGGGAACTCAGCAGAGATACCATTAGTGATTAGACTACTAGGTTATTTTCAGAACAGGGATGTAACTATCTGGATAGTGGCATAGCAGGATTTAAAAAGAATGAGGTCGTTTAGAAATGCAATTTGCAATTGCAGAGTCCAACTTTCATATAATGAAACAGCTCCAATTCCTCTTCTGTTTACTTCCCAGCGGCTCTGAGAAGAGTCTTTAGCAAGCTTCAGTTCACAATAGCAGAACATAGAGACCTCACCGCAGAGGAAATCCGTAAGACTGTGAACATCTACCAGCGCGAAGACCACAAGGACAGagactgttttgtttgctgtgtcCTGTCTCATGGGAAAAGAGGCATTATATATGGCGTTGATGGGCAGGAAGTACCTATCCAGGAACTGACCACTTCTTTCACTGGACAGAATTGCCACTCACTCGCAGGAAAACCAAAAGTTTTTTTTGTTCAGGCCTGCCAAGGTGATGCTTGCCAGAAAGGTGTAACCATTGAAACAGATTCTGGAGAGCAAGATTGTTCTGTAGAAGCAAATGCAAGATTTCAACTTGACTGCATCCCTGCAGAGGCAGACTTCCTCCTGGGCATGGCTACCCTGCAAGATTATGTTTCCTACAGAAGCCCAAGGCAGGGGACCTGGTACATACAGGCATTGTGCCAGCACTTGGAGTACAGCTGTCCTCGGTAACTTTGTTTCCATAAGCTGCTTTTTGGCAACgcctgtattttccttctgaatgaCAGGAGTTTGATTTGGATGCAGAGGTAGATGATATGCAGTGAGACTGCTTGCTCAGAATGAAAACATTAGTGTGGGACAGAGCAACACCGTGCAGATTGTTCAGAGCACCTTTGCTAACTACTTTGAAGCCTGTTCCAAACAGGAGCCATTAGCACTGAGTGTAGATCAAGATACATGAGAATATGGTAATTTTTCTGATGTTAACTGCCTCCCTAATACAAaacatgtgtgtgttttcacaGAGGAGAAGATATTCTCACCATCCTGACAGCAGTGAATCGAGAGGTGAGCAGAAAGAGTTGCAAGCCGAATGCAGAGAAGCAGATGCCACAGCCCAGTTTCACGCTGAGGAAAAAGCTCATCTTTCCTGTCAACTAAATGGAGGGAACCTGCATggcagagggagctgcagcagtcTGGAACTGGCTGGTATCAGCTAAGAAATTGGGAAGATGTAACAGACTTTTGGTGTCTGCTCTTGCCACAAGAGCAAACATTTTTATCGAAAATAGAGCTGAGGAGCAAAAGCCTTAAGAAATCTGTGTTAATGTGTGTGACACTTTATACTTGAAAGCATCTCTGAACTGGTCTCCAGTTTGTGGTTTGCTAGCTAAAATACGCTCTGTTTTCTCTATCAGCAGTACTGCATTGGAGTTGCTTTAGTAAGGTATTGTTCCAGTGCAGATTTAAAAGACGACTGTTAACAAAGCCTTGTGTATTTAATGCCCGACTAACTTTTGCAAAGTAAAGACAGGGGGGATGCCACAAATTTTATAGGATATAATCAGCTCACATCAGTATGGTTTGTAGTAACAGATGTACCCATCActtaaaacttttcatttttagcaTCTTGGTACACCTCAAGGAAAAGACAAGCACTTGTCTTCTGTTGCCCTCAGCAGAATGTGGCTGCAACTTGCATTTCAGAGTATCCTCTACACAGAATAGTCTTAATGAAAATCAGTTGCTCAGGTACTGCTTCGTGATTGAAGATGTCCAGTTGCTGTGTGGAATCAGACTCCACAGTCTTACcagattgtaaagtaggtatgtttattcagtgctgggcagcacagcgCGGTAGTCCCACCAAAGCCATGCGCGCCAGGGGCAACAACTTGGCTCAATTTATATAATCAAATGTTGCATATACATAAGATTTCCAAAtacacctatacatattcataacCTAGCCctgcttcatattaaaattCGTTCCAAGAAGTCATTTCCATACGTCCCTCCCAACTGCGCTTGCATAGtgcctggtggtggtggttgggtTGGGGGTCCTGGGGATGAAGGCTTGGTATCTCCCTCACTATGACATTTTTACCTTCTCTCTTCATGCAGACTCAGTTGTTCCTTGGTCTTGTTCCAAACTATAGAGTTGGTTTTAGCTAGTTCTCATCGGGAACTGTCCTTCAGGAGGAGCTGTAGACTCCTTGCTTCAGTTAATTTACACAATAgttagtaaaacaaagcattatttatcaACAACAATCTAGGTAATCCTTAAGCAATTAGATCTACTAAAACTTACTTAACACCTTCTCTCACGGTTACCCTGCGTTCGCTT
The DNA window shown above is from Falco naumanni isolate bFalNau1 chromosome 8, bFalNau1.pat, whole genome shotgun sequence and carries:
- the LOC121092445 gene encoding caspase-8-like — its product is MRRFPVVLPAFGWASGAAESAAAAGAQAPPPARPARRGTPGPGLAAGRPRRGAMELQRRRLLAVSEELGEAELAALKFLSLEHIPMSKLEAIREPKAFFEVLQEKDMMEAGNLSFLKELLYRINRIDLLGAHLDSSRAEMERELQIPGRARVSAYRYLLFLLSEDITENELKSFKFLLGNELPKCRLNPKTTMLDIFTEMEKKGLLGEENLSILKSLCAEINIILLKRIEEYELNVFGEEEMLITEEQRGSTGGPKAHARWLAPSVAPDSPGSWNESSQLEAYKMTSRPRGVCLILNNHDFSKAREALPEPKPMKDRNGTDVDAAALRRVFSKLQFTIAEHRDLTAEEIRKTVNIYQREDHKDRDCFVCCVLSHGKRGIIYGVDGQEVPIQELTTSFTGQNCHSLAGKPKVFFVQACQGDACQKGVTIETDSGEQDCSVEANARFQLDCIPAEADFLLGMATLQDYVSYRSPRQGTWYIQALCQHLEYSCPRGEDILTILTAVNREVSRKSCKPNAEKQMPQPSFTLRKKLIFPVN